A genome region from Natronosalvus rutilus includes the following:
- the tgtA gene encoding tRNA guanosine(15) transglycosylase TgtA, giving the protein MRECFEIRTTDAGGRLGELTVPRANTTVETPALLPVINPHLDTIEPGRLGEDFGAEILITNAYIIHNSQDVREQALEDGLHDLLDFDGAIMTDSGSFQLSEYGDISVTTEEILEFQHAIGSDIGTPVDIPTPPDVSRERAETELETTQERLEAAEAVDTGDMLVNAPVQGSTYPDLRERAGRHADETDLDVFPVGAVVPLMNDYRYDDMVDVVAAAKRGLGADAPVHLFGAGHPMMFALATAIGCDLFDSAAYALYARDDRYLTVWGTRHLDDLTHLPCPCPICTSHDPDSLSALDDDARETALAEHNLHVSFAEIRRIKDAIRAGRLLELVEQRARSHPTMLDGYRALLDHAEQLERTDPISKGTFFYTSHESARRPEVLRHHRRLERLDVPDSVFLTEGDASSEDRYDASWRVLPPFGPFPRALSRTYPLAAEVPDRRDRAALEAAAAGIARLADANPDSAFTLGHRHWPASVLESVPGNVQCLDLTTDRPPR; this is encoded by the coding sequence ATGCGCGAGTGCTTCGAAATCCGGACGACGGACGCCGGCGGCCGCCTCGGCGAGTTGACGGTCCCGCGGGCCAACACCACGGTCGAGACGCCGGCGTTGCTCCCCGTCATCAACCCCCACCTGGACACCATCGAGCCGGGCCGCCTGGGCGAGGACTTCGGCGCGGAGATTCTGATCACCAACGCCTACATCATCCACAACAGCCAGGACGTCCGCGAGCAGGCGCTCGAGGACGGCCTCCACGACCTCCTGGATTTCGACGGTGCGATCATGACCGACTCCGGCTCCTTCCAGCTGTCCGAATACGGCGACATCTCCGTCACGACCGAGGAAATCCTCGAGTTCCAGCACGCGATCGGCTCTGACATCGGGACGCCCGTGGACATCCCGACCCCGCCGGACGTCTCCCGCGAGCGTGCCGAGACGGAACTCGAGACCACCCAGGAGCGCCTCGAGGCCGCCGAAGCCGTCGACACCGGCGATATGCTCGTCAACGCACCCGTCCAGGGCTCGACCTATCCCGACCTGCGCGAGCGGGCGGGCCGACACGCCGACGAAACCGACCTCGACGTGTTTCCCGTGGGCGCGGTCGTCCCGCTGATGAACGACTATCGATACGACGACATGGTCGATGTCGTGGCCGCCGCGAAGCGAGGACTGGGTGCCGACGCGCCGGTCCACCTCTTCGGAGCGGGCCACCCCATGATGTTCGCCCTCGCGACCGCCATCGGCTGCGACCTCTTCGACTCCGCCGCCTACGCACTCTACGCCCGCGACGACCGCTACCTCACCGTCTGGGGGACGCGCCACCTCGACGACCTGACGCACCTGCCCTGTCCCTGCCCCATCTGTACGAGCCACGACCCCGACAGCCTGTCCGCACTGGACGACGACGCCCGCGAGACCGCCCTCGCTGAACACAACCTCCACGTCAGCTTCGCCGAAATCCGCCGGATCAAGGACGCGATCCGCGCGGGTCGCCTCCTCGAGCTGGTCGAACAGCGCGCTCGTTCACATCCGACGATGCTCGACGGCTACCGCGCCCTGCTCGACCACGCCGAGCAACTCGAGCGGACCGACCCCATCTCGAAGGGGACGTTCTTCTACACCTCCCACGAGAGCGCCCGCCGCCCGGAAGTCCTGCGCCACCACCGCCGGCTCGAGCGCCTCGACGTGCCGGACTCCGTCTTCCTCACCGAGGGCGACGCCTCGAGCGAGGACCGGTACGACGCCTCCTGGCGCGTCCTGCCCCCCTTCGGTCCCTTCCCGCGGGCACTCTCGCGAACCTACCCGCTCGCGGCCGAGGTGCCCGACCGCCGGGATCGGGCGGCCCTCGAGGCGGCGGCCGCGGGGATCGCCCGACTAGCCGATGCCAACCCCGACAGCGCGTTCACGCTGGGCCACCGCCACTGGCCGGCGAGCGTCCTCGAGTCGGTGCCCGGGAACGTGCAGTGTCTCGACCTGACGACCGATCGTCCGCCGCGCTGA
- the npdG gene encoding NADPH-dependent F420 reductase: MRIALLGGTGDIGEGLALRFARDTDHEILIGSRDPEKARDAADAYVQAIESDCPGGEPTVKGFANEMAADRADVVVLAVPPYHVGDTVEAVAEKLDADSILVSPAVGMKGDEDGLHYHPPGTGSVTALVAQRAPDDVPIVGAFHNLAAAKLSNLEADLDVDTLVVGDDASAKETVRRLATEIDGLRALDAGPIANAPEVESVTPLVINVARYNEDMRDVGVRFH, from the coding sequence ATGCGAATCGCACTCCTCGGTGGGACCGGCGACATCGGCGAAGGACTGGCGCTGCGCTTTGCTCGGGACACCGACCACGAGATTCTGATCGGTTCTCGCGACCCGGAGAAGGCTCGAGACGCCGCCGACGCTTACGTCCAGGCGATCGAATCCGACTGCCCCGGCGGGGAGCCGACGGTCAAGGGCTTCGCCAACGAAATGGCGGCCGACCGCGCGGACGTCGTCGTCCTCGCGGTGCCGCCGTACCACGTCGGCGACACGGTCGAGGCGGTCGCCGAAAAACTCGACGCGGACTCGATTCTGGTTAGCCCCGCGGTCGGCATGAAGGGCGACGAGGACGGCCTGCACTATCACCCGCCCGGAACCGGGAGCGTCACGGCGCTCGTCGCCCAGCGCGCCCCCGACGACGTGCCGATCGTCGGCGCGTTCCACAACCTCGCCGCCGCGAAACTGTCGAACCTCGAGGCCGACCTGGACGTCGACACCCTCGTCGTCGGCGACGACGCCTCGGCGAAAGAGACGGTGCGGCGACTGGCGACGGAGATCGACGGCCTCCGGGCGCTCGATGCCGGCCCCATCGCCAACGCACCCGAAGTCGAGAGCGTGACGCCGCTCGTAATCAACGTCGCCCGGTACAACGAAGATATGCGCGACGTTGGTGTTCGATTCCACTGA
- a CDS encoding thioredoxin family protein: MTVTLKDFYADWCGPCKTQDPILEELEDDWDGRFEVEKVNVDEEQDVANEYQVRSLPTLIIENDDGVVERFVGVTQREDIEDALESAGA, from the coding sequence ATGACTGTTACGCTCAAGGACTTCTACGCGGACTGGTGTGGCCCCTGTAAGACCCAGGATCCGATCCTCGAGGAACTCGAGGACGACTGGGACGGCCGATTCGAAGTGGAGAAGGTCAACGTCGACGAGGAACAGGACGTCGCAAACGAGTATCAGGTTCGCTCGCTGCCGACGCTCATCATCGAGAACGACGACGGCGTGGTCGAACGCTTCGTCGGCGTTACCCAGCGCGAGGACATCGAAGACGCTCTCGAATCGGCCGGCGCGTAA
- a CDS encoding 5-formyltetrahydrofolate cyclo-ligase, producing MEKDVIRERTWDDLESSGTARFPYPPHGRIPNFEGASEAAAVLADQPEWRAAETIKANPDAPQLPVRRRALRDGKTVYMAVPRLRDERCFLELDPETLQDYDAATTVSGSSTHGTAVRPESVPDIDLIVSGSVAVAGTGTRIGKGEGYSDLEYAILRELRLVDDETVVATTVHERQLVSGLEADAHDVPMDLIVTPERVLRPDSADRPAGIDWNALADERLDEIPILRALRDDID from the coding sequence ATGGAGAAAGACGTGATCCGCGAACGAACCTGGGACGACCTCGAGTCCTCCGGAACGGCCCGGTTTCCCTACCCACCCCACGGCCGCATTCCGAATTTCGAGGGGGCGAGCGAGGCCGCGGCGGTGCTGGCCGACCAACCGGAGTGGCGGGCCGCAGAGACAATCAAGGCCAATCCGGACGCGCCACAGCTACCCGTGCGGCGGCGAGCGCTTCGAGACGGAAAGACGGTGTACATGGCGGTCCCGCGCCTTCGAGACGAGCGGTGCTTCCTGGAACTCGATCCAGAGACGCTCCAGGACTACGACGCGGCGACGACGGTCTCCGGATCGTCGACCCACGGCACCGCGGTTCGACCCGAATCCGTCCCCGACATCGACCTGATCGTTTCCGGAAGCGTCGCCGTCGCCGGAACGGGAACGCGGATCGGCAAAGGCGAGGGCTACAGCGACCTCGAGTACGCGATCCTTCGCGAACTCCGCCTGGTCGACGACGAGACAGTCGTCGCGACGACCGTCCACGAACGACAGCTGGTCTCGGGTCTCGAGGCGGATGCTCACGACGTCCCAATGGACCTGATCGTCACACCGGAACGCGTTCTCCGCCCGGACTCGGCAGACAGACCGGCGGGTATCGACTGGAACGCGCTCGCTGACGAACGGCTCGACGAAATACCGATACTGCGGGCACTTCGAGACGACATCGACTAG
- a CDS encoding DUF7126 family protein, with translation MNAIVTAPDEDGIADALEAVGADVKRLEGPLTRPVLEEAGIVDAELYVLTDVGESTTIPIVCDLTDDVRTVVYDRNTVPEFVRGQLDLAVDPALIAPDVLASELVREPSP, from the coding sequence ATGAACGCGATTGTCACTGCTCCCGACGAGGACGGTATCGCCGACGCGCTCGAGGCCGTCGGCGCCGACGTAAAACGGCTCGAGGGGCCCCTGACCCGGCCGGTACTCGAGGAAGCAGGCATCGTCGACGCTGAATTGTACGTCCTGACTGACGTCGGCGAGTCGACGACGATCCCGATCGTCTGTGATCTCACCGACGACGTTCGGACGGTCGTCTACGACCGAAATACGGTTCCAGAGTTCGTACGCGGCCAGCTCGATCTCGCGGTCGACCCGGCCCTGATCGCACCCGACGTGCTCGCGAGCGAACTCGTCCGGGAGCCATCGCCGTGA